TACATGTTACACAAGTTCATCATGTGAGCTTGTTTAAATTCTCTTCAGCAAACAAAAAAAGGTTCATTGTATCAACAAAAGATTAATCAACACAAAACATCATGATCATCATATTGACGTTAATCCTTGATATATGATGAATCTTAACCAACAACATATAATGCATGAACCATACTTCcataattcttatttctagtaTCATGGAGTCTGTTCAATTCATATTGGAACTGTTCTAACCCCCTTCCCTATTGGAACTGTTCTAACCCCCTTTCCTGACAATATAACAATTCTCACTTAATTTCTTATTGTGCACCCTACTCTTGTTCAAATGGCCGGATCTGAGTGCTTCGATCCACATTGCCTCCAAAGACTCACTGTCTCCAATAATTGCATGTAACACATGTAGAGTAATGGTCGGAAAGGAGAGCCTTGGCGCAACAATAATGTTGCTTCCATGTGACCTTGAGGTCACGGGTTCAAGTCGCGGAAACAGTCTCTTATAAAATGCAAGGTAAGGCGGCATACAATTGACCTAATGTGGGATCCCGCATAGGCAGGAGCTTCGTGGACTGGGTTGACCTTTAGAGTACCTGATTGGGTCAAAATAGAGCAGAGCTATCATTCATCGGGACACAATTTCACAACCTCAATTTATGGGATCTATagtttttccctttttttcttttatcctaACTTTGCTTTATTTTTCTCAAACCTTTAGGGAGGCACCATCCTATATTAAGCATCAGTTGCTACTTCTAAAGAATCAGAGAGCATGAAAGATCACAGGATTTCTGTCAAAGATTTTTTGGATCCTCAATATCAGCCAACTGATTCATCATGGTCTTTGTTAGAGACATAGAGGTATTAGGTTAAAGGAGTCAGTGGAATAACGGGTTTAGTCCATCACTGACAAATTGAAATGCCTGGATCATCCAGTACTCCTCAACCAGTTAGTAGTCTATGGACACAAAACTTAAAAGATCTTGCAGAGAAAATGAACACTATCATGTAAAGAGattaacccaaaaaaaaaaaaaagagaactgTTGCTCAGTAATGAAAACTGACATCACTGGCAGAGATGGCATCTATCACAAAGCTAATTAGGTTCTATTACAAAATTGATAACACCTTTCCAGCGAACAATCAAAAGTGAATAAAAAATAGACCTCACATCTAACAAGGGAGGGACCAATGTCTATAAAGatgaattttctaaatttgaaataATGTATGAAATAACTTTTCTAGTTCCATAGGTGAGAAATATTTATATTGAGAACACACAcagaataaaaaaaacaaaacaaaaaatcaaGATAATACACACACAAAGAATAAAACACACAcagaataaaaaaacaaaaaaaaaaacaaagataatACACACAcagaataaaaaaaacaaaacaaaaaataaagataatagtGGGACAAAATTGGACAAAATAGTAAACCCCTTTCTCTGTGAGACAATTTCTATTGATTTTAAAGATTGCTCTATCTTGCAAGATATTAATCAAATTAGGTATAGTATATCCTTGGCATTAAGAGCTAGAGAAAATGAAAAGTTTTGCTTCACTCAGAAAATGTGGTACAATACCTTTTTCCCATATTCATATGCTTCATCCAATAAAGATGAATATTCCAAATCTTCAAAACACTTCTGAAGTGAGGATAATGGCTCATTAAAGTAAACAGGAAGGCAAACCCTCGTAAGATCTTTTCCAACATTATCTTTAATCATTGACCAAAGGCTCACAGACTTCTCCTTCTCAATAGGATCTGGTAACTTTGTTCGCCGTCTGAGATCTAGAAACATGTTCTGAAATTCAGGATTTGCATCAAAATCCATTATGTTTGCATCATTAAGATTATCCTCAATTCTAGATGTTATATCAGAATTTTCTGCAGTTACAAGAGATGAACAGGCCAATATAGAATCATTGAAGCTCTCATTTGTATCAAAGAAGGGAAGTTCATCTTCGTCTGACAATTCATCAAACTCTTGCTTTTCCACATCATCTGATGACTCAGTTGTACTGTACTCTGATCAAGAAAGAGAATCAttagttaagaaaaaaaaatacatttctAGAATTTGGAGAATCAAAAAGGACTCATGGCCATGGAGAACAAAAATCTGCATTTTGAAAATGCAGTATAGATAAGAAAAAGCTCAGTTAAGAGCCAGATTGAAAGTGAACTCAGTTAACGATTACAATTGAAGATAAATACATGCTAATGGGGCTAACTGTCACTTTGATAGCTTTATGAGAGTGAAGTATTGAAGGTAAAGGAGTAGGAAAAACAGTTGCACATTTTCGATATAGCATCAAGAAATGAATATGACCTCTCTTCCAAAGTTAAGCTAGCAGGAAACCTCAAAGCAAACATCTAAGCATTAGGATGCTAATGAATAATTAGAAAATAGAACTGATGATAAAAAGAACAacttttgcataattctttcataGGAATGATACCAACAAAAATAACATAGGGAGTACCAATGAATTTTTCATGTCCGGAGCTTGAAAGGTCATACTTGGATAGATGCAATCGACCTTCACAACTTACCACATCTTCTGCATCAACTTCCTGCATATACAATAGATTATTCACAGAAACAGTGTATTTAACAATTCCTGGAATAAGCAAATTTCTTGTACAaccattctctctctctctctctctcaaattGTAAATACCTTGAACATATTGTTGACATTTTTTCATCAAATTTCAATTACTATTATTCTATATTAAATAGTTCTATATGAAATATCAAATAGTTTTGGTAATTTCTACTTAATATATCAACAAGGAACCAATATGAGAGCTACAAGAAATTGATATTTCATACAAGGTTTACAGTACAAAACACATGAAATCTGGCATACAAATGTTTGCATTTCAAGTGCCGTGTGGATGCTATACCTTCATCAGTTTTTGGTCATTACTGCATTTAATCTCTGATATAGCATTCTATACAAAAACAAAATGGTGAAATTGGTAACAATGCAGtggtcaatgtttgacaatatcgaTGATCATGTGGAAATTACATCCTAGTTATGGAACTACCAGAACATtatcatattttatttatataatgatAATTTGATCTGTTCATATGTATCACTTGCCTAACTAGACAGTCTCTAGATTTAACTCAAATCAACATTCAATTTGTAAAAGCATGCAAGTGAATGTATTCACTAAATTTGCAGGAGATCTGTTGTAAAAAGTACCTCTATCTGTTGATGAAATATATGGATAGAATTCAGATGGTCTTCCAATTGATGCTTCAGTAATCTATGGTACTCGGCAAACTCTGAATGCATAATCTGCTCACAGTCGCTGATGAGTGCTTCATCTAATCCTTCATCATGCATGTGATTTCTAAGCTTTTGAGTTGAAATCAGCACATCGTTTTGCAAGAAAGGTGCTCCTTTAACTATGGAAGTTTCTTTTATTGCACAAACCAACGCATGAATCCAGACAACACGATCTATGCTGGAATCAGTCCTCAAATGAAGTGTTTTTGTTGGACAAAATATATAAAATCTTCGGCCGTCAGTCTTACTTTCACGAAATGAAGAGATCTAAGAGGTGttcaaaataatattaattagaaTATTAGAGAGGATTTGCTTCTTATTAACATAGCATGCTCAAGACACTGTTACTATAACAAGTTGATATAGCTTTAAATCACATAAATGCCTATCAGCAGACATGGTATATTGTCTCCATGTTGCACTTCATTTAACGGAGATATAATCACATGTTCCATCGAATAATTCAGCATGCACTCCTTGACTATTCACAATCTGAGCCACGATATATGCAACAAAGAATTCTATGAATTTAGAAAAAGGGAATAGCTATTGCAAATGATATAAAGGTCAAAAAGATATCAAAGATAGCAGTTCACAATAATTGTAaatcacacacacaaaaaaaaagatAGCTTTACAACATATGAATCTAAAAACATGTCCTATCAACTTCTACAAATTAAGCCATATGCAGCACTCCATCTGACAAAGCTGGAACATGACCAGAGAAACAAATGCTTAATAGACcatgaaaaaaataatacatgACACTAGGTTATCAGTATCAGATAGATTGTAAGAACATGATCAGATGAACAGTCATCATTAGAATATCTTtctaaagagaatttaaattccCACCAACTCCAACTTTTGTGAAACATGCAAGAAATGATAATAAATAGAGGATATACAATCATGACAATGGTCCTAAATAAAACTCAAAGTCAACAGGTCTGGCATGCAACAACTGCTACACCCGGTTGACTCACAATTCAGTTGCAAACAGTACACATATTAGGAattcaaaagagaagaaaatgtatatttaattatatGCAACTGCAAGAATCTGGCTGAACATGCAAAATAAGCAGATAGATGCAAAGCATATACATTTACACAGTCTATGCTTAACCACAGAAGCACCATGTATGTTAGCACATTCCAATAAGAACAACTAAGTGGGCATGTATTGTATTGGTTAAACTGCAGAAACATCAAATATTCTAGCATATTCTTATAAATAATTCAAGCAGTTTAACGATAAAGTGATTTAGCATCCATAGACATCTCATAGTTTATTATTCATTCCCTAGTACAATTGATCGATCCAATATAAAATATGAATGTTTTGTGCAATAGTGTTATCATATAAATTAATACGATAAAACAACTTCACAGTAAACTAAATGGAATAAGTATCTTAACTGCCCATCCAATTGTGTAAGGAGTAAAAAAACAAAGAACTCCCAAACACTTCAGCATCCCATCCATCACTAATACCTATCTAAATCTCATAATGGAAAATTTTTAGTAGATTCAAAAAGAAAGTCATGAGAGATAACATGATAAAGCGCAAGGTTCCttattttaatttcaataaaATACAGGTAAAAATGGGCCAGAAAAATTTGAATTTCCAACTGGAAAGATCAAGCAAATTAATGTTACTTTCAGATGTCAGCATGAAGATTATAATTCTAGACCTTGGACCAGAACTGGCATACCACTCTAATTTTCCAAGTTACAGAACAGAAGTACTTGGACTTCAAATCCCCCTCATGAAACGATTTCTAGCTCCTCTCAATCATGAAAGTTAATGTTACCAAGAGTTGGTACCCTAAAGTCCCGGGATTGCTAAAACTATCAGTCATATGCTACAATCGcagtcaaaaaaaatttaaaagaataaatGCTGGAACGCCCAGCCCCCCATGACGTATATTGAGACATTAATCTACAAGAAAGGGAGACAGCTACAGCTGGTAGAGTAGTCGTACTGCGCACCGCGAAGAAAGCAGCGAGCTGTTTAGGTGTACTAATAAGGGATCGTTTCAAAGTTCAGGTCACGCCCCTGTGCCGTCTACAGAAGAATAAAAATGAAGCATAATGGCAAAAAATTGATACGCGTTTGTCGCAGGTGAAAATTTTCGCAGTGGGAAGACACCTCAAGGtcgtttttttttcctcttccaAAACACCAAAAACAAAGAAGGCAAAGTATACAAGAGGAAAATTATGAAATCAAAGCATAAAGATCAAACGATGAGAAAGAAGCAACTCACTTAACCAATAACGAAAAGGAAGACAAGTCTTTACTCTCATCAGCTACTCGATTGACAACACATGGATGAGCAAGGAACAGCTATAAGAATCAGAGAAAGCCATGAGATAAAGGAAAATACGAGAACGGAGTAACAACGCATGAGAAGACACAAAAGCAAAGCAGAACCGTACATCTGCTCCCAAACTTCAAAGAATCCAACTACTGGAACCTAAATCCAGCTGTCTTCCGAGGGTTCTGGCAAGAACAGAAGCCGTGTGGGGGGTCGCAGCGGCTCGCCCGCTCACCAAGTATTCGTAAATAACCCCGCGGTGCCGCAAAAAATCCCTCTTTGACCTACATAAGAAGAAAAGAACCAGCCATCGCCTCACACAAGCAAACAAAATCGCGCGTTAGTGTTCGCGCCCTTCTATCCGctccctcttctcctactcacCCTCTTCTTCCTCATCCAGGTCCATCAACTTCTCAAAAATCAAAGTTCCTCCTGGTTAACGATGCACCGAGAGAGCAACAGTGACACAGACGACAGCGTACTCGAGCGGGCAACTAGTGCCCAAGAGTCCTGGTTTCTCACCGATTCTGTGCCCACGAAGATTGTAATTTATGTAGGCATCATCTTCACCGTCTGTTTAGCTAACATTTCCATgtgtttaatttttatatttaataagtCGACGCCGTAAGATATGGTCAAAAGAAAAACATCAATTACAAAATTAAACTGATAATCTAGTCAATTGAGCTCAACGAATTTAAATTCTTTGAGATCAAATTCAAACGATAAAAACAATAATATATGGAAGAACAGCTTTCTGAAACTCTGAAAATTTTATAGCGAAATCCAATGGCTTTTGCTCACCATAAGACGAACGACGCGAACCGGCTTTTGGGCCTTCCGGCACCCAGTAGAAGCGGCTGCGGCGGCGCTACCGATGAGGCGGACGCCTCGGCCCGCAGGGACCCAGGTCGGATCCCGCCGCCGGATCTTCGAGTAAGTGAGGACGCCGCCCTCGAGCGAGAACCACCGGTGCCTCCATCCCTTTCCTATGTTGGTCCACTTGCAGAGCACCCCGGCGACGGCGTCATACGATGAGGGCGACTCGCATCCCTTGGAGTCTTCCTGCTGGAACGACGGCCCAGGCGATCGGCCGCCGAAGCTGGGCCAGTCAATGGAGATGCAGCAGAGGGGGTGGCGCAGCTCAGCGATCCCCATCGCCAACACCCGGAATCGCCCCGGTCGCCGATCGAAACGAGCCTTTTGCGAGCGGCTTCGGGCGCGACGCTACTTATAGCGCCAGCGGCTGCGGTGACGCGCTGAAGTGCGATAGGTACACCGTGCGCGTGGAAGTTTGCTATGTGGCACGGAATTAGGGATCAAAATAATGGAAACATTGCAATTCCGTCCATAATTTCTATAATTGCGAAAAGTACCCTTATAAAATTCTAATATCACCAAATACCATCTGAATATCTCATTCTTTTATCTTTTCAATCCCACCCCCCAAAAGCATTCAGCATGAGAGACGGCCAATTCAACGTACGTAGGAAACTTCCGGTGCCGAGACAGATGCCCGGGGCAGTGACACAGGCCAATTAAAAACCCCACTGTTTGCTTTAATTTAACTTGGGCAGCCACGGGAgggatgagagaaaaagtgtccCTTGTTGCTTTGCCGCATGACACATATAAATACAGCTCCATCTTCCCCAACCCGACCCATGTGCCATTGtcatcattttttaaaattttatttttactttgcTCAACTCTAGTTCAGTCGATAGCTTGCATTGTCCTGCTGCGAGATGCAAAGGGCCCTGTGTGTTTGGTACTCCAAAACCTCCCAAAGCTTCTCTCTTTCagaattaattaaatatgtttaGGATTGCACATGAGTATGTGTAGGCTCAGTTTAATCATAATCAATCATATACATTTTGGGGCAGAGACGACAGCTCCGCGTGGGTTGCATGGACTTGGCCATGCTCGTGCCTTGGAAATATATGCCTACGAGTTTGATTATCTTTGTCAATCACGTTGAGTAATGGCTTCACGCTCGGCGCCCTAATTGTCTTTCTTGTTCAGGGAGCGCCGCACCCTGATTATATTATATCATCTTCAGCTTGTCATCCATCTGAACAGTGAGTGGACTATTGCGAGATTAGCTTTAGTAATTAATTAGATCCCACTGCATAGTTTAGTAGTACTGCCCTCAGACGCAGTGGTGGTGGATGGTCATGTCATGTTTAATGTAAAGGTGTCTGTGATCTATAGAAGTCATTTGAAGCGGCACAAATTTCTTGCAAAAAGTTAAGCTTGAAAGTTGTCTGATAATGGATGGTTCTGCATGCACGTATAGCTGATGCTACTAGCTATTCATGTTGCATGCTCCTAATTATTGAGGATTGACTAGCATTGCAGCCACCATGTTAGCTAGGGATACAACAAAAACCGGCCTTGTAGATCTATGGGGCAACTACATTGCATCTTCGCTGTCATGGACGGCTTCTCCTTCACTAGCTGCCATTCTCGGGTCCTTGGCTGCTGTTACACCAAAAGCAACGATGTGCCAAACTAAACATGATAGATAGCTCGCCAATTACTTTCAGTTCTTAGGAACGCAAGCAAGCTATACTGCTATAGCTAGCTAAATAACTTAATTGAGATATAATGTTACAACTAATTAAGTCTAGTTTCGTTAATTAATTATTTCTTTTCCAATTAATAATTACAGTTGTCAATTATTAGGGATTGGATTAATGAGTTTAGTCTTatgtaaattaattaaatcaatagTTCTAGTAGTCTTAATTAGACTACTGTAGATACTTGTAATGCATGGTTATCTATCTCATTGATGAGAACTACCTTTTAAGGGTTATAGTTTTCGAAGAATGCTGCTCCTCGTCCACATCATCGTCAACTTATCCTCATGGGATGTTGGTCGCGGTAGTCGCACCTTCATGCAAGCAATAGACCTCATGACGGTGCCTGCCGACCAAGTTCACTGTCATGTTCTCACATGATTAGTCGCCTCCCCCCCGCAATGGCGACTTCAAACTTTATGTTCATCTATTTGGCCCTTAGCTAGTGGACTCGCACCATATATACTTCTTTGCGCACAATCAAAATCAACACGTATAGTACCGCTCTATCCCTTACCAACTTAGGCACCATTTAAAGAGTCACCTACATTCATTCATTGCCACCCACAACCTTCGCAAGTTCTTGCAAAATGCATGCGTAATTAATTACTTAAGCGTTTTAGATATCATAACAAATACAATTTCTTCCTAAATTGATTTCTAAAGTAGCACGTACAAGTTTGTCACTCGGAGCTTCTCCCATATCAATTTCCAAAATGACTACTTAGCACTCCACCCAACCCAACACTGGCATCATGCACCCAACCTCTGCCTATAATTTTACCATGCATGTTCCAACTATTTTCAAGATCTGTCTATTCCTCTGTCGTGTGCTTTATTTATTAACTCATTAAACTTTATTTTACTTGTGTGAATATTATATTTtggttttattattgttttgctcATGGGAATTTTACATACTTTATATATTCATGTAATAATAATCTCATtaaacaaaagaaaagtattgAATACCAATGGGTCCTACAATGAATCGATCCTAACTGATCAGAGACTACAACAATCATTTGTACAGTTCGTTAAACAGAGCATTGAAGAATCAAACTGTGTCAGCAGGAGCTCAAATGTTGCCATTATTTACCTACGGAAATTGACAGGTCGTAGAAGCCATAAAGCAAAATAGTAAGATACCATGCCGGATAGTGTTTACCTTGACGCAGCGCCTGGAATCAATCGGCTAAAAAGGcaaattgattgattaattacCCTTTCTCTGATGAAGATGGATGGATGAACATATGCAACCTCTTTCtcgctctttttttttttttcttttgttttcttttcttttttcttagtGAAATTTCTCCTTAATTATCTGCAATCTGCATTGGATGCTTTCCTGGAAACATGACACCAGCGACTACATCAAGTTTGCATGTCAGGAATCTGAAAAGGAGGATGCTCGAGGGGCACTTTACAGCACCGACTATAGTGTGACATGGATCATCAACAATAGCTGAAAAGGAGACGTTGAACGGCAATTCCTCGGCCGCCTATTCCATTGGTTCATCACCACCCCTATGAACACACACAGCTGATATTTCTAGACGTATTTGGAATCTACAAAATGTTTATTTAATATGGATTTAATATGTCATTGATCATATGATAATTTAGTTAACCTTGATAGCAAATGAATGACATATTTAAGAGAGGAATAATTGTTAGGTGTTTGTTTCGATTAGTATATAGACTTGTTAAAATCAAAACTGAGGAAAAGAGCTACAAGTAAATTGACCGTTTGCTAATAAACTCAGTATCATTCATTTATATTCATTCgataatgaaaaatatataatacaaATAAAGTTGAAACCATGATCACTAATGAGCTCGAATCATTGATGTTCATGAATAAATCGAGTGAACAATTCATAAATAAACACACTCTTTAACTTGtccaaattttaattataaatttatttgttttatttttattcaaatgcatgaaaataataatatataaatctttataatattaaattatatgaattattaaaaattaggaCATAATTATATACtcatatattaaattaatattttacctaaattataaaaacaaaaatatcatTAATTAACTAGATAAAACACTCTAGCTCAATAGACTTTTAATAAACAAACCtaaaaagaaaatgaacaaaCCAAAACCAGTCAAGCTCAGGCTCAGTTCATTTATAACCCTATAAAggaatataaatttattaaaaataatagagCTTGAAAATCATTTAGcaattaaaaaaaaggaaagaatggTGATACGTATCTGCCTTCATGAAATCAAAATTGTGAATTTATAGTCTCATACCAGCGTGATGCTAATCTGCATACTCGGCGAATGCTCTTGTTCAAGATCAACAATCATCTAGTTAGTATATTATAACTTCACAGTAGGAAACATGTTAGAGGCCTTCACACTAACTCGACAGAATTTTGAGATTTTATATATCAAAGATCATATCTGGTTCAATTAATATGATATGTTGATGCAATTTAAGATCGTGACCGAAGGCTACACTTAGAAAGCAAATTCCAGCCACCTCAAGTTTCTTCTACAAGGATCTCATTAGCTCCCCTCTAAAGCAGGTCTTGATCTCGTTAGTCATTAATAAGATGTTCCTGTGTAATGTTGAATCATAAACCTTGGCGCATATGGGGGTAGCAACAACTATATATGCTACTCGTATCTTCACTTCTAACTTTCTGTGAAACATTAATTAGCATGAATCAATAAAAATACATAGCAACTGTGAAAtcattatattttctaaaaaaagaataaaaaatcgTTATTTACTACAAACTAAATTTCACATTGCATGTATGGTTCACAAAACAGTAGCTAAATGTGTCATaagttttgcatgtgagaagctgCTGGATTGTTTGGCCTAATAGTTAGCCTACAATACAACAAATATTTATCATGATGTATCCCTATTATGTTGAATAGTTTCTAGGCTACTGCCTGTTTCTCTTATGAATAGGGGATCCAAAAGCATACTACTAGATAGAACAAACAAAATGTGGGCGAAGAAATTGTTGGAAGTCTGTCAACAAGTCCTCCGAGGTTTTGAGATAGGCATACTATGCTAAACTAACCAAAGGATTTGCAAATAGCATGTTGCAGTTTTCTACTAACAAATGTCATAAGAATCTTCACCACTACATATAACTGCGtagaagagagaagagaaaaaTATAAATCAGAACTTGAGTCGACTAtagttttgaaataaaaaatccatAATTGCAAGTTCATAAATACCTGAAACCATCAACACCCTCTACCTATGTTATAAGGCCTTGAACGTCTACTTCTAATAGGAATTAAACAATTTCCCTCTGAAATTCTGCTAGACTGATTCAGTTCATACTTAATGGCATAAAGATCTTCACATATTTCATGCCTTGAAAGAGATACAATTCCTGGCAATATATCCTTCTGAAAATCCCTTAGTCCCCTTCGTAGCCTATACCCACTTCCATCCTTCCTACTATCTTTGTCTATTAGTTTGTCACAGACTGAGCTTCCATCATCTCTGATTTCCTTTAGCTTCAAAGTTATTGTCTCAAAAGAATCAGAAGACTGTGGTTGATCCATGCCTTGTTCAGACTCAGATTCAATCTTTCTGTTACTCATTAGACGGTCCACAGTGTATAATGGTTTCTTTGAAGAAATAGATACAAGAGTCTTTGCTGCTTTGGCAACAATATGATCCATCAGTGGCACTTGAGTTAGTCTTTGATCTAAATACTCTTTAGGTTGGGATGTACAGAAATGACATGTTCTATCCTCTATGCCCAAGAATGGTTCAGACTCTTCAAAAGGTGGAATTTCATTGCTGGGAATATTTTCAGGAACTACCAAATCTAATTCAATTGCAGAATTTGCTGAATTGGAGACAACTACATGCTTTGCTACACATCCATTCTCTGAGGTGCATTCAAAGTGATTGTTCTCGGTCACATCACGGGACTCGGGTTCATCTTGTTGCTCTCCATGTGCAACTTTGGCGTGACTTGATAAGGTATCTTCTTCACTTTCTTCTTTATGTAACATTTTCTCTTCCAAACGTCCTGTATTTGGTGGCAAATTGGTACTCTCAGCTGGTGCATGTAagcaatcattttcaaaataactGCAGGAAATAGGAACCATACTTCTGCTATCAGAAATAATTGGCTGGTCCAATAATGAAAAAGTACTTCCTTTTCCAGGTTTACATAACTCTTCAATTATTGGTACATCTGCAGCGTGCTGAGTTATGATCCCGTGGGCATTAGAAATACTTTCAACCAAATCATTGCAACATGCCTCAGGACTCTTGATGCTGGATCTGAGAAATTCATCATCTACACCTTGGTAATTCATATGATATATGGCATCACTAGTCTGTACAGAAGTTTGTGCTGAACAAGGACGAGAGACTTTAATATCATGATGCAATGAGCTGGCATTCCTTTGACTTGAATTTCTCAAATCAGGTGATAGAAACCCGGGCTGCACCATGCTGGTCAATCCTTTCGAGTATTCAACATTTGATACACTCAAATCAGCTCCAGGGAGAATAATTGTAGATTTTGGGGATGGTGAAGTTGATGATTCCACAGAATCTGGAAAACCATTAACAAACTCATCATCTTGGGCTATATTCAGGTCTATAAAAGTAAGTTTGTATTTTGATCGTTGCTTCTCAGTTGACGAATTAACAAATTGAGATCCTCCATGTTCTTCTAATCCTGATTATGCCAAGAAGAGCTGGATTAATATACAGAACACTGACAGTTAATTTTCAAAGCAAAGA
This genomic stretch from Zingiber officinale cultivar Zhangliang chromosome 7A, Zo_v1.1, whole genome shotgun sequence harbors:
- the LOC122000916 gene encoding uncharacterized protein LOC122000916 isoform X2, whose protein sequence is MTAMAMASRRGDLNLNLTPPPEYGEHVKEGLKYAMLQHEILFKHQVRELHRLYWTQKRLMNEVRWSRTNSVHDEVPVVDLVEFVSDSSDEIVNASTEETRSGTYQYAFSTRHVKVNFSTTEAKVNKASELKVVEDANKKKKTHSQATASYIPSLKIRMLNESGCTPLEKFLHTENLTNKWRNIKFINSDVGLEEHGGSQFVNSSTEKQRSKYKLTFIDLNIAQDDEFVNGFPDSVESSTSPSPKSTIILPGADLSVSNVEYSKGLTSMVQPGFLSPDLRNSSQRNASSLHHDIKVSRPCSAQTSVQTSDAIYHMNYQGVDDEFLRSSIKSPEACCNDLVESISNAHGIITQHAADVPIIEELCKPGKGSTFSLLDQPIISDSRSMVPISCSYFENDCLHAPAESTNLPPNTGRLEEKMLHKEESEEDTLSSHAKVAHGEQQDEPESRDVTENNHFECTSENGCVAKHVVVSNSANSAIELDLVVPENIPSNEIPPFEESEPFLGIEDRTCHFCTSQPKEYLDQRLTQVPLMDHIVAKAAKTLVSISSKKPLYTVDRLMSNRKIESESEQGMDQPQSSDSFETITLKLKEIRDDGSSVCDKLIDKDSRKDGSGYRLRRGLRDFQKDILPGIVSLSRHEICEDLYAIKYELNQSSRISEGNCLIPIRSRRSRPYNIGRGC
- the LOC122000916 gene encoding uncharacterized protein LOC122000916 isoform X1, producing the protein MTAMAMASRRGDLNLNLTPPPEYGEHVKEGLKYAMLQHEILFKHQVRELHRLYWTQKRLMNEVRWSRTNSVHDEVPVVRSAGYDIYTVDLVEFVSDSSDEIVNASTEETRSGTYQYAFSTRHVKVNFSTTEAKVNKASELKVVEDANKKKKTHSQATASYIPSLKIRMLNESGCTPLEKFLHTENLTNKWRNIKFINSDVGLEEHGGSQFVNSSTEKQRSKYKLTFIDLNIAQDDEFVNGFPDSVESSTSPSPKSTIILPGADLSVSNVEYSKGLTSMVQPGFLSPDLRNSSQRNASSLHHDIKVSRPCSAQTSVQTSDAIYHMNYQGVDDEFLRSSIKSPEACCNDLVESISNAHGIITQHAADVPIIEELCKPGKGSTFSLLDQPIISDSRSMVPISCSYFENDCLHAPAESTNLPPNTGRLEEKMLHKEESEEDTLSSHAKVAHGEQQDEPESRDVTENNHFECTSENGCVAKHVVVSNSANSAIELDLVVPENIPSNEIPPFEESEPFLGIEDRTCHFCTSQPKEYLDQRLTQVPLMDHIVAKAAKTLVSISSKKPLYTVDRLMSNRKIESESEQGMDQPQSSDSFETITLKLKEIRDDGSSVCDKLIDKDSRKDGSGYRLRRGLRDFQKDILPGIVSLSRHEICEDLYAIKYELNQSSRISEGNCLIPIRSRRSRPYNIGRGC
- the LOC122000916 gene encoding uncharacterized protein LOC122000916 isoform X3 gives rise to the protein MTAMAMASRRGDLNLNLTPPPEYGEHVKEGLKYAMLQHEILFKHQVRELHRLYWTQKRLMNEVRWSRTNSVHDEVDLVEFVSDSSDEIVNASTEETRSGTYQYAFSTRHVKVNFSTTEAKVNKASELKVVEDANKKKKTHSQATASYIPSLKIRMLNESGCTPLEKFLHTENLTNKWRNIKFINSDVGLEEHGGSQFVNSSTEKQRSKYKLTFIDLNIAQDDEFVNGFPDSVESSTSPSPKSTIILPGADLSVSNVEYSKGLTSMVQPGFLSPDLRNSSQRNASSLHHDIKVSRPCSAQTSVQTSDAIYHMNYQGVDDEFLRSSIKSPEACCNDLVESISNAHGIITQHAADVPIIEELCKPGKGSTFSLLDQPIISDSRSMVPISCSYFENDCLHAPAESTNLPPNTGRLEEKMLHKEESEEDTLSSHAKVAHGEQQDEPESRDVTENNHFECTSENGCVAKHVVVSNSANSAIELDLVVPENIPSNEIPPFEESEPFLGIEDRTCHFCTSQPKEYLDQRLTQVPLMDHIVAKAAKTLVSISSKKPLYTVDRLMSNRKIESESEQGMDQPQSSDSFETITLKLKEIRDDGSSVCDKLIDKDSRKDGSGYRLRRGLRDFQKDILPGIVSLSRHEICEDLYAIKYELNQSSRISEGNCLIPIRSRRSRPYNIGRGC